The Halomonas sp. KG2 genome contains a region encoding:
- a CDS encoding SCP2 sterol-binding domain-containing protein, producing the protein MLVTPTLLLAGCERTLNALLARDPAAPARLSALAGSRLLVRLEKPHLQLVLHYHHAGIDLLRGDDLDETDVDAIVELTPETLSEWLSGSSIERLMFDGKLSVRGRIHLLEATRDLLFDLDIDWEGELARWLGDMPAHSLAEGVRRAARWGLRAKDELLQDVSEYVFEEARILPGRQQRDVLRDHLTELEISTDRLEAKLNRLHKRLTQLTASQSPNKQPHLEEPH; encoded by the coding sequence ATGCTAGTCACCCCGACCCTGTTGCTGGCCGGATGTGAACGCACGTTGAACGCCTTGCTTGCCCGTGATCCGGCTGCGCCTGCGCGTTTGTCCGCGTTAGCAGGAAGTCGACTACTGGTAAGGCTTGAAAAGCCTCACCTTCAGCTGGTGCTGCACTACCACCATGCAGGTATTGATCTGCTGCGTGGCGATGATTTAGACGAAACTGACGTCGATGCCATCGTCGAACTCACTCCTGAAACACTCTCTGAGTGGTTAAGTGGCTCCTCCATTGAGCGGTTGATGTTTGATGGCAAGCTTTCTGTGCGTGGCCGCATCCACCTTCTGGAAGCCACCCGAGACCTACTCTTTGATCTGGATATCGACTGGGAAGGCGAGCTAGCTCGCTGGCTGGGAGATATGCCCGCTCATTCACTGGCCGAAGGTGTCCGACGCGCCGCGCGCTGGGGGCTAAGAGCGAAAGATGAGCTGCTGCAAGACGTTTCTGAATACGTATTTGAAGAAGCCCGCATACTCCCCGGCCGCCAACAGCGCGATGTGCTCCGCGATCATTTGACCGAACTAGAGATCTCCACCGACCGCCTGGAAGCCAAGCTCAATCGCCTGCATAAGCGTTTGACACAGTTGACGGCCAGCCAGTCGCCAAACAAGCAGCCACACCTCGAGGAGCCGCACTGA
- the ubiB gene encoding ubiquinone biosynthesis regulatory protein kinase UbiB, with protein MSLRLLKISWIVARHRLDTLIPVERLPFWLRALMTLSPLKLFPVGQRSRGERLRLALEALGPIFIKFGQMLSTRRDLLPEDIADELKRLQDQVPPFPGELAAARVEKELEMSLVEAFAAFDRVPLASASIAQVHAATLHSGEDVVVKIIRPGIERIMRQDMALMYQIAKLLGKVPDAKRLRPVEVIRDYEATLFDELDLYKEAANTSQLKRNFKDSPLLFVPTIYWSYTRRHVMVQERIRGVPVADLDTLIARGTNLKKLAERGVEIFFTQVFRDNFFHADMHPGNIFVNCDDPEDPQYIAIDCGIVGSLTREDQDYLARNLLAFFHQDYYEVAALHIESGWVGENTRANEFAAAIRTVCEPILEKPLKDISFGQVLLGLFQTARRFNMEVQPQLVLLQKTLLNIEGLGRQLYPDLDLWSTAKPYLEKWMKQRAGIGGLWESLKRQAPELSHQLPELPALAHQALSRMEHEHRQRHQQVTSISDVQQQLTRQHKRHYRLRIGLILLAIALAWQPLSSWASAQEWPVLAAAGVGLLLLLWQ; from the coding sequence ATGAGCCTGCGGTTATTGAAGATCTCTTGGATAGTGGCTCGCCATCGCTTGGATACGTTGATACCCGTTGAGCGGCTACCGTTCTGGCTACGTGCCTTAATGACGCTTTCGCCTCTAAAACTGTTTCCTGTCGGGCAGCGCAGTCGCGGCGAGCGACTGCGCCTGGCCTTGGAAGCGCTGGGGCCGATTTTTATTAAATTTGGCCAAATGCTCTCGACCCGTCGAGACCTATTGCCCGAAGACATCGCCGATGAATTAAAACGGCTGCAAGACCAAGTGCCGCCCTTCCCCGGCGAACTAGCCGCTGCACGGGTCGAAAAAGAGCTTGAAATGTCGCTTGTAGAGGCATTTGCCGCCTTTGACCGAGTGCCTTTAGCGTCAGCATCGATTGCCCAGGTGCATGCGGCAACGCTGCATAGCGGTGAAGATGTCGTCGTCAAAATTATTCGCCCCGGCATCGAGCGCATTATGCGCCAAGATATGGCGCTGATGTATCAAATCGCTAAGTTGCTGGGTAAAGTGCCTGACGCAAAACGCTTACGCCCCGTAGAAGTGATTCGTGATTACGAAGCCACCTTATTTGACGAGCTTGATCTCTACAAAGAAGCGGCAAACACATCGCAACTTAAGCGTAACTTCAAAGACTCACCGCTGCTGTTTGTGCCGACAATCTATTGGTCATACACCCGCCGCCATGTCATGGTCCAGGAGCGCATTCGCGGCGTACCAGTGGCTGATTTAGATACCCTTATTGCGCGTGGAACCAACCTTAAGAAGCTGGCTGAACGCGGCGTAGAAATCTTCTTCACCCAGGTCTTCCGAGATAACTTCTTCCATGCCGATATGCACCCCGGCAATATCTTTGTTAACTGCGATGATCCTGAAGATCCACAGTATATCGCCATCGACTGCGGCATCGTGGGGAGCCTTACTCGAGAAGATCAAGACTACCTAGCGCGCAATCTACTAGCCTTTTTCCATCAAGATTATTACGAAGTAGCAGCGTTACATATTGAGTCCGGCTGGGTGGGCGAAAACACCCGCGCTAACGAGTTCGCAGCCGCTATTCGTACCGTATGCGAGCCCATTCTTGAAAAGCCGCTAAAAGATATTTCGTTTGGGCAGGTGCTGTTAGGACTGTTTCAAACAGCACGACGTTTTAATATGGAAGTACAGCCACAGTTAGTATTGTTGCAAAAAACGCTGCTTAACATCGAAGGGCTGGGTCGTCAGCTTTATCCTGACCTGGACCTGTGGAGCACTGCGAAACCATATCTAGAAAAGTGGATGAAACAGCGCGCGGGTATCGGCGGCCTTTGGGAGTCGCTCAAACGCCAAGCGCCGGAGCTTTCTCATCAGTTGCCTGAGCTACCCGCGCTAGCGCATCAGGCACTGAGTCGAATGGAGCATGAACACCGCCAGCGTCATCAGCAAGTAACCTCAATTAGTGACGTTCAGCAGCAACTGACGCGCCAGCATAAGCGTCATTACCGACTGCGTATCGGCCTTATTTTGCTTGCTATTGCCCTGGCTTGGCAGCCGCTGAGCAGCTGGGCATCGGCTCAAGAGTGGCCTGTCTTAGCCGCTGCGGGAGTAGGTTTGTTGCTGCTGCTATGGCAATGA